From Cydia splendana chromosome 12, ilCydSple1.2, whole genome shotgun sequence, a single genomic window includes:
- the LOC134795688 gene encoding chitobiosyldiphosphodolichol beta-mannosyltransferase: MTEKPQKTVKVVVLGDIGRSPRMQYHALSLADSGLNVNIIGYLDSKPLPEILEHEHITITKLYPLVFNRGPKIIQYAMKAIWQTISLLLTLFITGKCHYLLCQNPPAIPTLPVCRFYCLLTKTKFIIDWHNYAYSIMALASPNRWLLKLATALERYFGQSAHHNMCVTYAMKSDLFQNWGIEATVLYDRPPKIFHPITLEEKHQWFLKISQQYPEFSCPGRELLNHPAGDMVTKTAFTNFVNNKVEMRADAPGLLFSSTSWTPDEDFGILMEALQVYETTLEVTKKLPKLICVITGKGPMKQHYIDLINSKQWQHIKVVTPWLEAADYPTMVASADLGVCLHTSSSGLDLPMKVVDMFGAGLPVCAYEFNCIDELVENGVNGYTFKNSDELSKRIIAWFDDFPNNQEQNKVAADMRKELEKFQMSRWESNWDLRVKKFFQF, encoded by the exons ATGACTGAAAAACCGCAAAAGACTGTAAAAGTGGTTGTGCTTGGAGACATCGGGCGTAGTCCACGAATGCAATATCACGCTCTATCACTCGCCGATAGCGGTCTAAATGTAAATATAATCGGCTACTTAGACAGTAAACCTCTGCCCGAGATATTAGAGCACGAGCATATCACAATAACAAAGCTGTATCCATTGGTATTTAACCGAGGGCCGAAGATAATTCAGTATGCGATGAAAGCAATATGGCAGACGATAAGTTTGCTTCTAACATTGTTTATAACCGGTAAATGCCACTATCTGCTGTGTCAGAACCCGCCTGCGATCCCCACATTGCCTGTTTGTAGGTTCTACTGCTTATTAACTAAGACTAAGTTTATTATTGACTGGCATAACTATGCATATTCGATAATGGCTCTTGCTTCGCCGAATAGATGGTTGTTGAAGCTAGCGACGGCTTTGGAGAGGTACTTCGGGCAATCCGCGCACCACAATATGTGTGTTACATATGCTATGAAGTCAGATTTGTTCCAGAACTGGGGAATAGA GGCAACAGTCCTCTACGACAGACCTCCAAAAATCTTCCACCCTATAACACTAGAAGAAAAACACCAATGGTTCCTCAAAATAAGTCAGCAATACCCCGAGTTCAGTTGTCCAGGACGGGAGCTGCTCAACCATCCTGCAGGAGACATGGTCACGAAGACAGCATTCACCAACTTTGTGAACAACAAGGTGGAAATGAGGGCAGATGCTCCTGGACTGCTTTTTAGTAGCACTAGCTGGACACCAGATGAAGACTTTGGAATTTTAATGGAAGCACTTCaag TTTACGAAACCACATTAGAAGTAACAAAAAAGCTGCCCAAACTGATCTGCGTAATAACCGGTAAAGGGCCAATGAAGCAACACTACATAGACCTCATCAACTCCAAGCAGTGGCAGCACATCAAAGTAGTCACACCTTGGCTGGAAGCGGCTGATTATCCTACCATGGTGGCTAGTGCGGACCTAGGAGTGTGCCTTCATACCAGCTCATCAGGTCTAGACTTACCAATGAAGGTTGTGGATATGTTTGGGGCTGGGTTGCCAGTGTGCGCGTATGAGTTTAACTG CATTGATGAATTGGTCGAAAATGGTGTAAATGGATACACATTCAAGAATAGTGATGAGCTTTCGAAGCGGATTATTGCATGGTTTGATGACTTTCCCAATAATCAGGAACAGAATAag GTAGCAGCAGATATGAGAAAGGAGTTAGAAAAGTTCCAAATGTCTCGGTGGGAGAGCAACTGGGACTTGCGCGTAAAGAAATTCTTCCAATTTTGA
- the LOC134795618 gene encoding cleavage and polyadenylation specificity factor subunit 4, with translation MEVLVANVDHIKFDIDFALDEQYGALPLPFPGMDKSTAAVCEFYSQPNGCTNGPQCPYRHVRGDRTVVCKHWLRGLCKKGDQCEFLHEYDMSKMPECYFYARFNACHNKECPFLHIDPESKIKDCPWYDRGFCRHGPHCRHRHVRRVLCTNYLAGLCPEGPSCKYMHPRFELPAPPEQTKDAKRLPVCHYCSEVGHKASSCNKIPPEQREAAQRQEEARYRALGYIKPANENENAESPRIQRMMHKPLEEVTCFKCGTKGHYANRCPKGHLAFLSSQNQNQQNQNQWLRDKQQQQQQQQQQ, from the exons ATGGAGGTCCTAGTCGCTAACGTAGATCATATCAAATTCGACATAGATTTTGCATTAGACGAGCAATATGGAGCTTTACCGTTGCCGTTTCCCGGAATGGATA AGTCCACGGCAGCAGTATGCGAATTTTACAGTCAACCCAATGGATGTACAAATGGACCTCAGTGTCCTTACAGACACGTCCGCGGCGACCGCACGGTGGTTTGCAAGCATTGGCTGCGCGGTCTGTGCAAGAAGGGAGACCAGTGCGAGTTCCTTCACGAGTATGACATGTCCAAAATGCCGGAGTGCTACTTCTACGCCCGCTTTAATGCCTGTCACAATAAGGAGTGCCCATTTCTTCATATAGACCCGGAGAGCAAGATCAAAGACTGTCCCTG GTACGACCGCGGCTTCTGCCGGCACGGGCCTCACTGCCGCCACCGCCACGTCCGGCGCGTGCTCTGCACCAACTACCTAGCTGGTCTGTGCCCCGAAGGGCCCTCCTGCAAGTACATGCACCCGCGCTTCGAGTTACCTGCGCCGCCCGAACAAACTAAGGATGCCAAGCGGTTGCCTGTCTGTCATTATTGTTCTGAAGTTGGACATAAGGCGTCGTCGTGTAATAAGATACCGCCAGAG CAACGCGAAGCAGCCCAGCGCCAAGAAGAGGCCCGGTACCGAGCGCTCGGCTACATCAAGCCAGCCAACGAGAACGAGAACGCCGAGAGCCCCCGCATACAGCGCATGATGCACAAGCCTCTAGAAGAAGTCACCTGTTTCAAGTGCGGCACGAAAGGGCATTATGCCAACCGGTGCCCGAAGGGGCATCTCGCTTTCCTGTCGAGTCAGAATCAAAATCAGCAGAACCAAAACCAGTGGCTTAGAGACaaacagcagcagcagcagcaacaGCAGCAGCAGTGA
- the LOC134795693 gene encoding D(3) dopamine receptor, which yields MDGIFGNESEWANTTAAAPEQDLYNYWPWSIVDGALMLLIVSGNTLTILAVTLSRRLSSLVSNQFVLNLAISDLMVGLTLPYHLVFYLDDDFGKIKWSCLMRFILIILACLASIYNIIAIAVDRYIAIVHPLHYSRYMTKLVTRLLMSTTWSVALCISCIPMFWNDWHDGVACEMNMVVPKEYTTSILAPMFSLIWMVMFVLYWRIWREATCHARRMRANTCCPTGANDWKSIQVVLLVLGSFSICWMPFVVVACAQTLPVITLHSPVAYRLTSSLAMSNSGINPLIYAWKNAGFRAAFVKLLRCKRPDTSEYRGSPAPERKRGSVALREGSITRSSAPSALSSMGGRPARLLYVERETDTSRCRIIENAGYVEEKGDANPSYAPDPTPVHRPATRPDVV from the exons ATGGACGGTATCTTCGGCAATGAGAGCGAGTGGGCGAACacgacggcggcggcgccggagcAGGACCTGTACAACTACTGGCCGTGGAGCATCGTGGATGGAGCACTCATGCTGCTCATCGTCAGTGGGAACACCCTCACGATCCTGGCCGTGACCCTCAGCCGCCGGCTCTCATCCCTCGTTTCCAACCAGTTCGTCCTCAACCTAGCCATCTCCGACCTGATGGTGGGGTTAACCCTCCCCTACCACCTCGTCTTCTACCTGGACGATGACTTCGGCAAAATCAAATGGTCATGTCTGATGAGATTTATACTCATCATATTGGCCTGCCTGGCGTCTATATACAACATTATAGCGATAGCTGTAGACAG GTACATAGCAATTGTGCATCCCCTGCACTACAGCCGCTACATGACGAAGCTGGTGACCAGGCTTCTGATGAGCACAACCTGGTCGGTGGCTCTCTGCATCAGCTGTATACCCATGTTCTGGAACGACTGGCACGATGGCGTGGCCTGTGAGATGAATATG GTGGTGCCGAAAGAGTACACGACGTCAATACTAGCGCCCATGTTCTCTCTCATCTGGATGGTGATGTTCGTGCTGTATTGGCGGATATGGCGCGAGGCGACGTGCCACGCGCGCCGCATGCGCGCCAACACGTGCTGTCCCACTGGCGCCAACGATTGGAAGAGCATACAG gTGGTGCTGCTAGTGTTGGGGTCGTTCTCAATTTGCTGGATGCCTTTCGTGGTGGTGGCTTGCGCTCAGACCCTGCCGGTCATCACGCTGCACAGCCCCGTCGCGTACCGGTTGACTTCATCCCTGGCCATGTCTAATTCGGGCATTAACCCGCTGATATACGCGTGGAAGAACGCAGGGTTCCGAGCGGCGTTCGTGAAGCTACTGCGATGCAAACGGCCAGATACGTCGGAGTATAGAGGATCGCCAGCGCCGGAGAGGAAAAGAGGTTCAGTGGCGCTAAGGGAAGGGTCTATAACGCGTTCGAGCGCTCCCAGCGCGCTCTCAAGCATGGGAGGACGGCCAGCGAGGCTGCTGTACGTCGAACGCGAGACCGACACGTCGAGGTGCCGCATAATCGAGAACGCAGGCTACGTGGAGGAGAAAGGGGACGCGAACCCCTCGTACGCGCCCGACCCGACCCCGGTGCACCGACCCGCCACGCGCCCCGACGTAGTGTAG
- the LOC134795694 gene encoding integrator complex subunit 15, with protein sequence MSMSDLKHSLRKYEFPQCAKEALLRIEQLLAGRVAPSSKQVDVAMEIISEFIFCESTRRGERRGLNPLQELQLIDVICEYLSSCTNETTKNTIFLSLFGGGDTQKRLKILSILASMAVSASSTPVLLAVGVWLQQMGCSSPPSLQLVENIIRDHFHLNTFNQTALKSLASSAPQFVANFITAVTELYMQEVNGVRKLPPKNLLEVITSWVYSNPTLCLSAQNNPPQLPPGSIPMAAVTPLAGLVHWCTLAPLYIDSDSEMVEVSPPKKIKIEGENLSLIKPVPTKVLTESELYIKLHLGVLHSLRGRRGSGGAVHAAALAAAAPQLQAHAASQARPQSDAKLQDCLDRLGQAVQVALSSGCVYGNINHLLATLDSLPENRLLRIVVQAHRSLC encoded by the exons ATGTCTATGTCGGATCTAAAGCATTCATTACGGAAATATGAATTCCCTCAATGTGCGAAGGAAGCTCTTTTAAGAATAG AGCAACTGCTAGCCGGTCGTGTAGCCCCCAGCAGTAAGCAAGTAGACGTAGCTATGGAGATAATTTCCGAGTTCATATTCTGCGAGTCTACGCGACGCGGGGAGCGAAGGGGTTTGAACCCTCTTCAAGAGCTGCAGCTTATTGATGTGATCTGCGAGTACTTATCGAGCTGTACGAATGAGACAACGAAGAACACAATATTCTTGTCCCTGTTTGGAGGTGGCGATACTCAGAAGAGGCTTAAAATATTGAGTATACTTGCTAGTATGGCTGTGTCAGCTTCCAGCACACCA GTGCTACTAGCAGTAGGTGTGTGGCTGCAGCAGATGGGCTGCTCATCACCACCATCCCTGCAACTAGTAGAAAACATCATCAGAGACCACTTTCACTTAAACACATTCAACCAAACTGCACTCAAAAGCTTAGCCTCCAGTGCCCCTCAGTTTGTAGCTAATTTCATCACAGCCGTCACAGAATTGTACATGCAAGAGGTGAATGGTGTGAGGAAACTCCCGCCTAAGAACTTACTGGAAGTGATTACGTCTTGG GTGTACTCCAATCCAACCCTATGCCTGTCCGCGCAGAATAACCCTCCGCAGCTGCCGCCCGGTTCCATCCCGATGGCGGCCGTGACACCTCTTGCTGGACTTGTGCATTGGTGTACACTAGCACCACTCTATATAGACTCGG acTCTGAAATGGTTGAGGTGTCACCACCGAAAAAGATCAAGATAGAAGGAGAAAACCTGTCACTGATCAAACCTGTGCCAACTAAAGTGTTGACAGAGTCTGAGCTTTATATAAAGTTACATTTAG GAGTGCTCCACAGCCTGCGCGGACGGCGCGGCTCGGGCGGCGCGGTGCACGCGGCGgcgctggcggcggcggcgccccAGCTGCAGGCGCACGCGGCCAGCCAAGCGCGCCCGCAGAGCGACGCTAAGTTAcag GACTGCCTAGACCGACTCGGCCAAGCAGTGCAAGTGGCCCTCTCATCCGGCTGTGTGTATGGCAACATCAATCACCTGCTGGCAACCCTGGATTCCCTGCCAGAGAATAGGTTGCTGCGAATTGTAGTGCAAGCTCATCGCTCGCTTTGCTGA
- the LOC134795832 gene encoding ribosomal RNA-processing protein 7 homolog A, whose amino-acid sequence MKSSKRPLIFKALELKVTDDSESPHTIYIKEHAVRDHTEDRPQGRTLFVVNIPPYIDENGIKNAFRDAGTVKSVSLLEKPGPSETKTLDKFLPVTQKPIFKVGYIVFAKVAQLHKALALTELAPVNSDKYQIKCGIKKWVEEYNNSVLLAKELKETVEAFITKHDEKTKQAEDKEKKLEEEDDDGWITVTKKGKVQSFTRSENVESKVMAKEEKNKKRKELKNFYTFQIRESKMKHVVALRQKFEEDKKKIAQIKQSRRFKPF is encoded by the exons ATGAAGTCTAGTAAACGTCCACTAATTTTCAAAG CTTTAGAATTAAAAGTTACGGATGATTCAGAGTCTCCCCACACAATCTATATCAAAGAGCATGCGGTAAGGGATCACACGGAGGACAGACCTCAAGGCAGAACTTTATTCGTCGTCAACATACCTCCATATATTGACGAAAATGGAATCAAAAACGCATTTCGAGACGCTGGGACTGTGAAATCTGTGTCTCTTTTAGAAAAGCCGGGTCCTTCAGAAACAAAAACTTTAGACAAATTCCTTCCAGTCACCCAGAAACCTATTTTCAAAGTGGGCTATATAGTTTTTGCTAAAGTAGCACAGTTACATAAAGCTCTAGCTCTTACGGAACTCGCCCCTGTTAACTCTGACAAATATCAGATCAAATGTGGTATTAAAAAGTGGGTAGAAGAGTACAACAATTCTGTCCTACTCGCAAAAGAGCTGAAAGAAACAGTAGAGGCATTCATTACAAAACATGATGAGAAAACGAAACAAGCTGAGGATAAAGAAAAGAAGTTAGAGGAAGAGGATGATGATGGCTGGATCACGGTCACTAAGAAGGGAAAAGTACAGAGCTTCACTCGCTCCGAGAATGTAGAGAGCAAAGTCATGGCTAAAGAAGAGAAAAATAAAAAGCGGAAAGAATTGAAGAACTTCTACACCTTCCAGATTAGAGAGTCGAAAATGAAGCATGTGGTAGCTTTGCGACAGAAGTTTGAAGAGGACAAGAAGAAAATAGCTCAGATTAAACAGAGTCGTAGGTTTAAGCCATTTTGA
- the LOC134795831 gene encoding NHP2-like protein 1 produces MSETEAAVNPKAYPLADAPLTSKMLNLVQQAANYKQLRKGANEATKTLNRGLAEFIVMAADAEPLEIVLHIPLLCEDKNVPYVFVRSKQALGRACGVSRPIVACSITINEGSQLKPQIQSIQQEIERLLV; encoded by the exons ATG AGCGAAACCGAAGCCGCAGTTAACCCGAAAGCGTACCCGCTGGCCGACGCGCCGTTGACCAGCAAGATGCTGAATCTGGTCCAACAGGCAGCTAACTACAAGCAGCTTCGTAAAGGTGCTAATGAAGCTACGAAGACCCTGAACAGAGGTCTCGCTGAGTTCATCGTTATGGCCGCTGATGCTGAGCCTTTGGAGATTGTCCTACACATTCCACTGCTCTGTGAGGATAAGAATGTTCCCTACGTCTTTGTCCGTTCTAAGCAGGCCTTAGGCCGCGCGTGCGGAGTCTCCCGCCCTATTGTGGCGTGCTCTATTACAATTAATGAGGGCTCGCAACTGAAGCCCCAGATTCAGAGTATCCAGCAAGAAATTGAAAGACTTTTAGTGTAA